The proteins below are encoded in one region of bacterium:
- the dut gene encoding dUTP diphosphatase, with product MKTPPVTVQIQRLPHAPAQLPSYATAGAAGMDLRHAGEETTLEPGSRVLLPTGFCVAIPEGCEATVRLRSGFALQTGLLMLNAPGTIDSDYRGEIKLLLMNPGKDPVRIPKDERIAQLVIAPVIRCAWQEVERLAETDRSSGGFGSTGKS from the coding sequence CCCCCGCCCAGTTGCCTTCCTACGCTACAGCAGGGGCTGCGGGAATGGATTTACGCCATGCCGGGGAAGAGACCACTCTCGAACCCGGCAGCCGCGTACTCCTGCCTACAGGCTTCTGTGTGGCCATTCCGGAAGGCTGTGAAGCCACGGTCCGGCTGCGGTCGGGTTTCGCTTTGCAGACCGGTCTCCTGATGCTGAACGCACCCGGCACGATTGACTCCGATTACCGCGGTGAAATCAAACTTCTGCTCATGAATCCCGGCAAGGATCCCGTCCGCATTCCCAAGGATGAACGCATTGCCCAGCTCGTGATTGCTCCCGTAATCCGCTGCGCATGGCAGGAAGTCGAGAGGCTTGCCGAAACGGATCGCAGCAGCGGAGGCTTTGGCAGCACCGGGAAATCATAA